The proteins below are encoded in one region of Chitinophagales bacterium:
- a CDS encoding phosphoglucomutase/phosphomannomutase family protein — translation MTPIKFGTDGWRAIIALDYTVENVMRVSQATALWLKKNYEQPKIVIGHDCRFGGDLFAKAVARIMCANGIKTFLAEGFVSTPMVSMGAKVFGAGIGVVITASHNPPSYNGFKLKSEHGGPSSPAIISEVETMIPALVDIPLVSIDDYETDGLLEYVDLETMYVDAVRKSFDLDAINNSSVMVAYDAMYGAGQRVIPQILKSPILLHCDYNPSFKGIAPEPLDRNLAELASLIRNSPNNVCGWATDGDADRIGMYDEDGNFVDAHHIILLLIHYLHKYKGMTGKVVVAFSVSDKVKKMCMKYGLPVEVTRIGFKYISDKMVQDDVLVGGEESGGIAVKGHIPERDGIWDGLILLEFMAKTGKTMKQIIGEVYDVVGSFSFDRLDLHLDESLKQQIIQNCRENKYASFGSYQVRRIEDIDGFKYHFDNDQWIMIRASGTEPLLRVYGEAATREEVTELLQTAKKELLG, via the coding sequence ATGACACCTATCAAATTCGGAACAGACGGATGGAGAGCCATTATTGCCCTCGACTATACGGTTGAAAACGTGATGCGGGTCTCACAGGCTACCGCGCTATGGCTAAAAAAAAATTATGAGCAACCTAAAATAGTGATCGGTCACGATTGCCGTTTCGGCGGCGATCTGTTTGCAAAAGCTGTGGCGCGCATTATGTGTGCGAACGGTATAAAAACTTTTCTTGCAGAAGGGTTTGTATCAACGCCTATGGTTTCTATGGGCGCAAAAGTTTTTGGGGCTGGAATAGGCGTAGTGATCACAGCAAGTCATAATCCCCCGTCTTATAATGGGTTTAAGTTGAAAAGTGAGCATGGCGGACCGAGCTCTCCGGCTATAATTTCCGAAGTGGAAACAATGATACCGGCTTTAGTTGATATTCCTTTGGTTTCTATAGATGATTACGAAACGGATGGATTATTGGAATACGTGGATTTGGAAACCATGTATGTAGATGCAGTACGAAAAAGTTTTGATCTGGATGCCATAAATAACAGCAGCGTAATGGTCGCTTACGATGCCATGTATGGTGCAGGTCAAAGAGTAATTCCCCAAATCCTGAAAAGTCCCATATTGCTTCATTGCGATTACAATCCCTCTTTTAAAGGTATTGCGCCTGAACCGCTGGACCGCAACCTGGCCGAACTGGCCTCACTGATCCGTAACAGCCCGAATAACGTATGCGGCTGGGCAACAGACGGCGATGCAGATCGAATTGGGATGTATGATGAAGACGGCAATTTTGTGGATGCCCATCACATTATCCTCCTTTTGATCCATTACCTCCATAAATACAAGGGCATGACCGGTAAAGTGGTTGTTGCATTTTCTGTTTCTGATAAGGTAAAAAAGATGTGCATGAAATATGGTCTGCCGGTGGAGGTTACCCGGATTGGTTTTAAATACATCAGCGATAAAATGGTACAGGACGATGTATTGGTTGGAGGCGAAGAGTCGGGAGGCATCGCCGTTAAAGGCCACATCCCGGAGCGCGATGGTATCTGGGATGGATTGATCCTTTTGGAATTTATGGCGAAGACCGGTAAAACCATGAAGCAGATTATCGGTGAAGTATACGACGTAGTAGGCAGCTTTTCTTTCGACCGGCTTGATCTTCATCTCGATGAATCACTTAAGCAGCAGATTATACAGAACTGCAGGGAAAATAAATATGCTTCCTTTGGAAGTTACCAGGTGCGGCGTATAGAAGACATTGACGGCTTTAAATATCATTTCGATAACGATCAATGGATCATGATACGCGCCTCAGGAACAGAACCTTTGCTTCGTGTTTATGGTGAAGCCGCTACGCGCGAAGAGGTGACAGAGCTTTTACAAACAGCAAAGAAAGAATTGCTGGGGTAA
- a CDS encoding acyl-CoA dehydrogenase family protein: MRDDQFQHPDYFLVDELLSEEQKLIRDSVRLWVKKQLSPIIEEYAQRSEFPKQLIKGLAELGCFGPTIPVEYGGAGLDYISYGLMMQEIERGDSGIRSAASVQGSLVMFPIYAYGSEEQKKKYLPKLAKGEWMGCFGLTEPDYGSNPSDMISNFKDAGDHVVLNGAKMWISNAPFADIAVVWAKDESGEIRGLVVERGMRGYTTPETHGKWSLRASATGELVFDNVQVPKENIFPNVKGLKGPLGCLTKARYGIAWGALGAAMDCYDSALRYSKERIQFGKPIGGFQLIQKKLAEMITEITKAQLLVWRLGVLMNEDRVTPQQVSMAKRNSVEIAVNIAREARQIHGGMGITGEYPIMRHMMNLESVLTYEGTHDIHLLITGMDVTGFNAFK; the protein is encoded by the coding sequence TCCGGGATAGTGTGCGTTTATGGGTGAAAAAACAACTTTCTCCAATTATTGAGGAATATGCACAGCGATCCGAGTTTCCTAAGCAACTGATAAAAGGATTGGCGGAACTTGGTTGCTTTGGCCCTACCATTCCGGTTGAATATGGAGGCGCCGGTTTGGATTATATCTCGTATGGCTTGATGATGCAGGAGATTGAGCGTGGCGATTCAGGCATTCGTTCTGCGGCATCTGTGCAGGGTTCGCTGGTTATGTTTCCCATTTACGCATACGGAAGCGAAGAACAGAAAAAAAAATATCTTCCAAAACTAGCCAAAGGAGAGTGGATGGGTTGCTTTGGATTAACGGAACCGGATTATGGTTCCAACCCTTCTGACATGATTTCCAATTTTAAGGATGCGGGTGATCATGTAGTTCTTAACGGGGCAAAAATGTGGATCAGCAATGCACCCTTTGCCGACATAGCAGTTGTATGGGCAAAGGATGAAAGCGGAGAAATCAGGGGATTGGTGGTAGAGCGGGGCATGCGCGGTTATACTACTCCTGAAACGCATGGCAAATGGTCACTCCGTGCATCAGCAACCGGTGAGCTGGTTTTCGACAATGTACAGGTGCCAAAGGAAAATATTTTTCCTAATGTAAAAGGTTTAAAGGGCCCTCTGGGCTGCCTTACTAAGGCGCGATATGGAATTGCCTGGGGTGCCCTGGGAGCAGCAATGGATTGCTATGATTCTGCTTTAAGGTATTCAAAAGAAAGAATTCAATTTGGAAAGCCCATCGGTGGATTTCAGCTGATTCAAAAAAAATTAGCTGAAATGATAACGGAGATTACGAAAGCGCAATTGCTGGTTTGGCGCCTCGGAGTATTAATGAATGAAGACAGGGTTACCCCTCAGCAGGTTTCTATGGCAAAGAGAAACAGCGTTGAGATTGCAGTCAATATTGCCCGTGAAGCTCGTCAGATTCACGGCGGTATGGGAATTACCGGAGAATATCCGATCATGCGCCATATGATGAACCTTGAATCTGTTCTCACTTATGAAGGAACACATGATATTCATCTTTTAATTACGGGAATGGATGTAACCGGGTTCAATGCCTTTAAGTGA
- a CDS encoding aryl-sulfate sulfotransferase: protein MTLKNFSRIMSLSVALLLCSHSIWAQFQYVNPKPGSSMHHVETGIILRNGALIDPSSLQASLFSVVGSKSGNHAVKIILADDSKTVLLNPIVVFKPGETVTVTVKSGMKTLQGLTITGTTFTFKIGDTGNPETQARIQNALAQIHTEEMGAPPVISRTNSPADWHHALPPFDIWVNNNPAPGQIFFHNFSFFLTGTSHYCIIENNGDSVYGKWDTIKGNNFTLNGNNYLTLYNDTLMAFQVLDSNYNSIDTFQMGNGYKADVHEFLIYSNGHSFLESYDAEPFDMTIYNPTYNPDAIVTGAVVQELDKNKNVIFQWRSWDYFQVTDDTHDPLTTSTIDYVHLNSIYPDTDGNIIVSCRSMDEVTKINHTTGGLVWRWGGKNNQFTFVSDAEKFSHQHDVIRITNGHITMFDNGNYHSPPQSFAKEYQLDEVNKVATLVWKYSRNTSAGPVYGNAMGSMQRLANGNTLISWGLIYVPEFPTATEVDINQNVVWEMRLDDTYTDAIYRIHKFTWDPCSRPTTSTMRATNITATKAQLSWGAATNASSYSLNYRLQGATNWIVKSPSSPNKTVKKLTPGSTYEWRVRSTCTNPSAQSGYTGIKTFNTLAGRDVVLTENKESNVYIYPNPAAGLFTIHFNVDQDGPVQIKIYDITGRIIYFINKDMNVGEQALKVNLDGVTAGMYVAEIRTASGKFTQKLVIE, encoded by the coding sequence ATGACTTTGAAAAATTTCTCCCGAATAATGTCTCTAAGTGTGGCGCTCCTTTTATGCAGCCATTCTATATGGGCTCAATTTCAATATGTTAATCCCAAACCCGGGTCTTCGATGCACCATGTTGAGACAGGGATTATCTTGCGAAATGGCGCCTTAATTGATCCTTCATCTCTGCAGGCTTCCCTTTTTTCTGTAGTTGGTTCTAAGAGCGGGAACCATGCAGTAAAAATTATTTTAGCAGACGACAGTAAGACTGTGCTCCTTAATCCAATTGTGGTTTTTAAGCCTGGTGAAACCGTAACCGTAACGGTAAAAAGTGGCATGAAAACGCTGCAGGGATTGACGATTACAGGCACTACTTTCACTTTTAAAATAGGAGATACCGGAAACCCGGAAACTCAGGCAAGAATTCAAAATGCTTTAGCCCAAATTCATACAGAAGAAATGGGAGCTCCACCGGTAATTTCACGCACTAATTCACCTGCTGATTGGCATCATGCCTTACCACCTTTTGATATCTGGGTTAACAACAATCCCGCACCCGGTCAGATTTTCTTCCACAATTTTAGTTTTTTCCTAACAGGTACATCTCATTACTGTATTATAGAAAATAACGGAGATTCTGTATATGGAAAGTGGGATACCATCAAGGGAAACAATTTTACACTCAATGGTAATAACTACCTCACGTTATATAATGATACATTAATGGCATTCCAGGTTTTGGATTCAAATTATAACTCTATTGATACTTTTCAGATGGGGAATGGCTATAAAGCGGATGTCCACGAATTCCTAATTTATTCAAACGGTCACTCTTTTCTTGAAAGCTACGATGCGGAACCATTTGATATGACTATTTACAATCCTACCTATAATCCGGACGCAATAGTGACCGGGGCCGTAGTTCAGGAATTGGATAAAAATAAAAATGTGATTTTTCAGTGGAGAAGCTGGGACTACTTCCAGGTAACAGATGATACACATGATCCGCTAACTACGAGTACTATCGATTATGTACACCTCAATTCAATTTATCCGGATACGGATGGAAATATAATTGTTTCATGCCGGTCAATGGATGAGGTAACCAAGATTAATCATACTACCGGAGGACTTGTATGGAGATGGGGTGGGAAAAATAATCAGTTCACCTTTGTTTCGGATGCGGAAAAATTTTCACATCAGCACGATGTAATTCGAATCACTAATGGACATATTACCATGTTTGACAATGGTAATTACCACAGTCCGCCACAATCATTTGCAAAAGAGTATCAGTTGGATGAAGTAAATAAAGTAGCTACTCTTGTGTGGAAATATTCACGTAATACTTCTGCAGGACCTGTTTATGGTAATGCCATGGGAAGTATGCAGCGGTTAGCAAATGGCAACACCTTAATTAGCTGGGGCCTGATATATGTCCCTGAATTTCCTACCGCAACGGAAGTTGATATAAATCAAAACGTGGTTTGGGAAATGCGCCTGGATGATACTTATACAGATGCTATTTACCGCATTCATAAATTTACCTGGGATCCCTGTTCCCGCCCTACTACAAGTACTATGAGAGCCACGAATATTACAGCTACAAAGGCTCAGCTTTCATGGGGTGCCGCTACGAACGCTTCCAGCTATTCTTTAAACTACCGGCTTCAGGGTGCTACAAACTGGATTGTAAAGAGCCCTAGCAGTCCTAATAAAACGGTTAAAAAACTTACCCCCGGAAGCACCTACGAATGGAGAGTAAGATCAACCTGTACCAATCCGTCTGCACAATCAGGATATACGGGCATAAAGACTTTTAATACATTAGCCGGCAGAGATGTTGTTCTTACAGAAAATAAAGAAAGTAACGTTTATATTTATCCTAACCCGGCTGCAGGACTTTTTACGATTCATTTTAATGTAGATCAGGATGGTCCTGTACAAATAAAAATTTATGATATAACGGGTCGCATAATTTATTTTATTAATAAAGATATGAACGTTGGAGAGCAGGCACTCAAAGTAAATCTTGATGGTGTAACTGCGGGGATGTATGTGGCTGAAATCAGAACAGCGTCAGGTAAGTTTACACAGAAACTTGTTATTGAATAG
- a CDS encoding protein-L-isoaspartate(D-aspartate) O-methyltransferase, with the protein MINQADTFRHKGMRKKLMEVIRSRGISDTAVLQAMENVPRHLFAFDSAFIERAYEDNAFPIGQGQTISQPYTVAYQTQLLRVQKGDKILEVGTGSGYQACILSEMQARILTIERLRPLYERSKIILKALGYSHIKCFYGDGYEGLPTFAPFDKILVTAAAPFVPEKLIQQLNVGGILVIPIGSGDIQSMTRLIKISSSEIKEEVFDQFKFVPMLPGKKN; encoded by the coding sequence ATGATTAATCAGGCAGATACCTTTCGTCACAAAGGCATGCGAAAAAAATTAATGGAAGTAATAAGGAGTCGTGGCATAAGCGATACAGCAGTACTGCAGGCTATGGAAAATGTACCGCGGCATTTGTTTGCTTTTGATAGTGCTTTTATTGAACGGGCCTATGAGGATAATGCCTTTCCGATTGGCCAGGGACAGACCATCTCTCAACCTTATACGGTAGCATACCAGACACAGCTCCTTAGAGTGCAAAAAGGGGATAAAATTCTTGAAGTGGGAACCGGTTCCGGATACCAAGCTTGCATTCTTTCAGAGATGCAGGCCCGAATTCTTACCATAGAAAGATTGAGGCCCTTATATGAAAGATCAAAAATAATTCTTAAGGCGCTTGGCTATTCTCACATTAAATGTTTTTATGGTGATGGATATGAGGGATTGCCAACCTTTGCTCCATTTGATAAGATCCTTGTTACTGCTGCAGCTCCGTTTGTACCTGAAAAATTGATTCAACAGCTAAATGTTGGCGGTATCCTGGTGATCCCGATCGGGAGCGGAGATATTCAAAGCATGACCAGGCTTATTAAGATTTCTTCCTCTGAAATCAAAGAAGAAGTCTTTGATCAATTCAAATTCGTACCAATGCTGCCTGGTAAAAAGAATTAA